DNA from Desulfarculus baarsii DSM 2075:
TCGAGGCCCAGCCCGGTTGGACCGTGTTGGAGACCGCCCGGCACTATGGCCTGCACATACCAACCCTGTGCTACCATGAGGCGGTCAGCCCGTCGGGGGCCTGTCGGCTGTGCGTGGTGGAGCTGCGCGACGGCGATTGGTCCAAGGTGGTGATCAGCTGCATGTACCCGGTGGCCGAGGGCATCAATATCTACACCGACAGCCCCAAGGTGCAGAACGTGCGGCGCTGGATCCTGGAGATGCTCCTGGCCCAGTGCCCGGCCGCCAAGGAGGTTCGTGACCTGGCCGCCCAATATGGCGTGACCAAGACCCGCTTCAAGATCAACGACCCCAACGAGGACTGCATGCTCTGCGGGTTGTGCGTGCGGGTTTGCGAGGAGGTCGTGGGGGCCAAGGCCATCTCCACCGTGGGCCGCGGCGCGCACAAGCAGGTCGCCCCGCCCTACATGCAGCCCACCGACGACTGCGTGGCCTGCGGCTCGTGCCTGACCATCTGCCCCACCGGGGCCATGGCTCGGCGGTTCGACATGTTGCGCGGCAAGCCCAAGGTGATCTTGGGCGCCGGGTCCAAGTAGGCCCGAAGGAGGATGGACATGGGTAACGACTATAAAATCGGCGTCTTCCTCTGCCAATGCGGCGGGCGCGTCTCTCCGGCGGTGGACCTGGCCAAGTTGACCGAGCTGATCATGGCCGACGGCCTGGTCGCTCACTGCCAGACGCTGCCTTTTTCCTGCCAGGCCCCGGGCCTGGCCGAGATCAACAAGGCCGTGACCGAACTGGGCCTCGATCGGCTGATCGTGGCCGGCTGCGAATCGCGGTTGATGGCCAAGCGCTTCGAGGATGAGCTGGCCGCCGTCGGCCTGCGCAAGGGCCAGATCGAGGTGGTCAACCTGCGCGACCACGTGGCCGCCGTGCACGAACTGGCCCCCGAGGCCATGGCCGAAAAGGGCGCGCGCCTGATTTTGGCCGCCGCCGCCGGCCTGGCCGCCATGGTCCCCAGCGTCGAGGCCAAGGTCGAGCTCAACGGCCCGGTGATGATCGTTGGCGGCGGCGTCGCCAGCTACGCGGCGGCCCACGAACTGGCCGGCCGTGGCGTCGAGGCGATCATGACCGCCTACACCGACAACATCTGGGACGAACTGCGCATGCTCCACGAGCATTATCCCGGCGAGCGGCTTTACTACCCCCGCCTGGAGCAGGTCATGCGCGAGGTGGAGCAGAGCCCCCTGGTGCGGCGCATCACCGTGGGCGAACTGTCGGGTCTGCTGGGCCGCACCGGCGATTACACCGTCTCCTTCGCCAGCCCCGAGGGCGGGCCGGCCCGCGCCTACCAGGCCGGGGCGGTCATCGCCTGCCTGGACGGCGAGATGCAGAACCAGGGCAGCGACTTCGGTCACGACGGCGTCAGCGTCATCTGCCACACCGAGGCCGAGGAGCTGTTCTGGGTCAAGGGCACGCCCAAGGGCCGCTATGTGTTCTGGATCAACGACTACGAGGCGGGTCTGGGTCAGTTCGCCTATCTTTCGTCGCGGGCGGCCTGGAACATGGCCCGCTACGTGCGCGAAAACAACAAACTGGCCGACGTGACCATCCTCTACAACCACAAGATGCAGATTCCGCTTTCGGCCAGCGAGCGCAAGCACAGCCGCGAGCTGGAGGTCAAGTGGCTGGCCTATGACGGGGCCCTGCGGCCCACCGTGCAGGCCGGCTACCTGACCTACTGCGACCCGGCCGACGCCACCGAAAAAGAGCTGGCCTGGGACCGCCTGGTGCTCAGCCCGCGGCGCGCGGTGGGCCTGGAGGCCCGGCGCGTGGCCGAGATCCTGGGCCTGCACGCCCACGACAACGGCTTTTTGTTGCAAAACCACGCCAAGGTGCGGCCGGAGATGCACGGCCGCGACGAAACGCCCCTGGCCGGCAGCGCCAGCTATCCT
Protein-coding regions in this window:
- a CDS encoding 2Fe-2S iron-sulfur cluster-binding protein, giving the protein MIKFTINDQVVEAQPGWTVLETARHYGLHIPTLCYHEAVSPSGACRLCVVELRDGDWSKVVISCMYPVAEGINIYTDSPKVQNVRRWILEMLLAQCPAAKEVRDLAAQYGVTKTRFKINDPNEDCMLCGLCVRVCEEVVGAKAISTVGRGAHKQVAPPYMQPTDDCVACGSCLTICPTGAMARRFDMLRGKPKVILGAGSK
- a CDS encoding hydrogenase iron-sulfur subunit encodes the protein MGNDYKIGVFLCQCGGRVSPAVDLAKLTELIMADGLVAHCQTLPFSCQAPGLAEINKAVTELGLDRLIVAGCESRLMAKRFEDELAAVGLRKGQIEVVNLRDHVAAVHELAPEAMAEKGARLILAAAAGLAAMVPSVEAKVELNGPVMIVGGGVASYAAAHELAGRGVEAIMTAYTDNIWDELRMLHEHYPGERLYYPRLEQVMREVEQSPLVRRITVGELSGLLGRTGDYTVSFASPEGGPARAYQAGAVIACLDGEMQNQGSDFGHDGVSVICHTEAEELFWVKGTPKGRYVFWINDYEAGLGQFAYLSSRAAWNMARYVRENNKLADVTILYNHKMQIPLSASERKHSRELEVKWLAYDGALRPTVQAGYLTYCDPADATEKELAWDRLVLSPRRAVGLEARRVAEILGLHAHDNGFLLQNHAKVRPEMHGRDETPLAGSASYPCDLSEALRQGRRVAQQIAELYDKAKAGQLHAPRMVCVVDESKCIGCGLCKEICDCGGIEPVQGRGGNIPRHVDPMLCTGGGTCAAACPYHALTLQNNSTAQREARAGKLAAQLGELDVLAYGCAWGGLAAADNAGSKGLAYDPRLHLLPVGCIGQLDPSVLARAFLDGANGVLLLGCPPESCHHSYGLDHTWSRVSLLKKLLGLCGFDRRRIALAHCDMNQPAAFINSVNAFLATIEQLGPIERTPQNVEKLQGVYDTVNNSRVRWVLGASLRRPWEEVYPGDQRNALNYDRDLLGVIGEELVASRVRRVLQREKRPMPVSELVEAIAEKQDAIMDSLHEMVSEGLIHRQHRDGEAIYTLPLR